DNA from Acidobacteriota bacterium:
GGCGAACCCAGCGGATCTCTATTTCGGGCAGCCCCAGGTCATCCCGGGCTCGCCGCAGCGCGCAGTCCGCAGCCGTGATCTTCCCAGGATCGACGCGCGCAGCCTCAATGATCTCGTAATAAACCTCGGCCACGGGCTGGTCTTTTCTGGATCCTCAGTCAAGTTTGTAGCCGTTCATTTCCGAGCGCTTTTTGAACTCGGCCAGGAAATCCGGATAGCCGACTTGGGGCAGGAGTGTCAGGTCCGGCCTGCCCGTGGGCGTCAGCCGGGCCCGCTGGGGTCCGGAGAAAAGCGCGTTGATCTCGAGATCGGCTTCCTCCTGGATGCTGAGCAATTCGCGCTCGACAGCCGCGGCGGCATTGAGTTTCAGCCAAAGGTCCGAGAGCTTTGCAGCGTAGGCGCCCCGGTATTTCGCCGTGATCTCTTCGATGACCACGGGTTGAAGCGCTTTTATCTCGGGCTGGAACAGCCGTCCGGACTCTTCGGCCCTCTTCACCTCGGCTTGGAGGACCCGAACCTGGCCGAGGAGTTTGTCCGCGGCGTCGCGTTTTTTTTGCCATCCGGACTCGGCCACGGCCTCAGCCAAAAGGGCCTCGCGCTCGACCGAGTCGTAGGCCCTCTCCTTTTCTGCGAACTTTTCCCGCAGGGGCCCGAGGTTCGCGGCATGGGCCGCGGCGGCGTCGTTAAGCTTCTTGAGTTTTGACAAGGCTTCGTTCATTAGAGATTCTCCTTTTTGAGTATTTCCATGAGAGACAGGGCCCCCAGTTGGAGCTTGAGAAGATCTATCCTTATGGCCAGATCATCGAACTGCACGATAAGCCGGCGCTCGTCATCGGGCCGGACGATGATGGGGCCCAGGCCGTATAAAAGCTCGATATCGTCCTCGTGGCCCTCGGCTGAAATATAATCGTCGAAGGCCGGCATCTTGACCTGGCTGGGATTAGCGCCTGGGCAGGCCTGGAAGACGCAGGGGCTGATCTCCCAGAGGTCGATCTCCTTGAGCAGCCGGCCGGGCGAGGATACGGCCGGCCCGTCCCGGATGACCCGGAAGCCGACCGACAGGCCGTTGACCGCCTTCTGCTTCATCAGGGACCTGGTC
Protein-coding regions in this window:
- a CDS encoding HK97 family phage prohead protease, whose amino-acid sequence is MTKKLETKDLKFTLTDMDDDRGTFTGYASVFDTVDAYGDIVARGAFKKTLREKKVFPMLWSHNVMEPIGIIRGEEDEKGLKIQGELNLDVQRGAETRSLMKQKAVNGLSVGFRVIRDGPAVSSPGRLLKEIDLWEISPCVFQACPGANPSQVKMPAFDDYISAEGHEDDIELLYGLGPIIVRPDDERRLIVQFDDLAIRIDLLKLQLGALSLMEILKKENL